A region of Sesamum indicum cultivar Zhongzhi No. 13 linkage group LG7, S_indicum_v1.0, whole genome shotgun sequence DNA encodes the following proteins:
- the LOC105166241 gene encoding transmembrane protein 53-A-like encodes MWGFGGRYYWGRKGRGKVEGIVVVFAWMSSEDRHLKNYVDLYSSLGWSSLVTHSQFLNLFFPDKAASLAREIVNELIKELKVRPCPIVFASFSGGPKACMYKVLQIIEGKCEEQIMLDDDRLVRDCVSGHIFDSTPVDFVSDLGTRFVLHPTVLKMSRPPPLASWIASGVSSTLDALFLSRFESQRADYWQTLYSTVSIGAPYLILCSEDDELAPFQVIHNFASRLKDLGADVKLVKWNSSSHVGHFRHYPEEYRAAVTELLQKAAVIYSQRIRQLEGEKMGMEGTHDEISDPFSNLRKAAAKSSQSLQRIDLNSSDHLYMPTSLEFHEDRDVGSVQDERKEHYIPLPGPPKISAHGVLGQFLFDVCVPKNVEDWDLRSSPSTRRRVPFAPGRRHSAFNPMKCIRRSRL; translated from the exons ATGTGGGGGTTTGGGGGAAGGTATTATTGGGGAAGAAAGGGGAGGGGGAAAGTGGAAGGGATAGTTGTGGTGTTTGCATGGATGTCAAGTGAGGACAGGCACTTGAAGAATTATGTTGATCTTTACTCTTCTCTTGGATGGAGTTCCCTTGTTACCCATTCACAGTTCCTCAATCT ATTCTTTCCGGATAAAGCTGCATCATTGGCACGAGAAATAGTCAATGAGCTCATAAAG GAGCTGAAAGTCCGGCCATGCCCCATTGTGTTTGCATCTTTTTCTGGTGGCCCGAAAGCTTGCATGTACAAGGTTCTTCAG ATAATTGAGGGAAAGTGCGAAGAGCAAATCATGCTG GATGACGACCGTCTCGTTAGAGATTGTGTGTCTGGCCACATTTTTGATTCTACTCCTGTGGATTTTGTAAGTGATCTCGGCACTCGTTTCGTTCTCCACCCAACTGTTCTTAAAATGTCGCGTCCTCCACCCCTTGCATCATGGATTGCAAGTGGCGTCTCTTCCACTCTAGATGCACTCTTTCTTAGCAGATTTGAATCACAGCGAGCGGATTACTGGCAAACTCTGTATTCCACAGTT AGTATTGGAGCTCCATATCTCATATTGTGCTCGGAGGACGACGAACTTGCTCCATTTCAAGTTATCCATAACTTTGCCAGTAGGCTTAAAGACCTTGGAGCTGATGTTAAACTGGTCAAATGGAATAGCTCATCTCACGTAG GTCATTTTCGACATTATCCAGAAGAATACAGGGCAGCTGTGACCGAGCTACTTCAAAAGGCTGCTGTAATCTATTCTCAACGAATACGACAACTTGAAGGGGAGAAGATGGGCATGGAAGGCACACATGATGAGATCTCCGATCCATTTTCAAACCTCAGAAAAGCCGCTGCAAAATCAAGTCAGAGCCTCCAGAGGATCGACCTCAACTCAAGCGACCATTTATACATGCCCACCTCGCTAGAATTTCACGAGGACAGGGATGTCGGGTCCGTGCAGGACGAACGCAAAGAACACTACATACCCTTGCCTGGCCCACCAAAAATTAGTGCTCATGGGGTTCTTGGTCAGTTCCTGTTCGACGTATGCGTCCCAAAGAATGTTGAAGACTGGGATCTACGGTCATCACCCTCCACGAGACGACGAGTCCCTTTCGCTCCTGGACGAAGGCATTCTGCTTTCAATCCAATGAAATGCATCCGTCGCTCAAGATTATGA
- the LOC105166242 gene encoding APO protein 1, chloroplastic isoform X1 — translation MLQQLPVVSFATWTSSNTGTSLGLVEFKTSQLAVSKSSFHRLKLGFECSNPIARIRPVKFSCTYERPNHGHSMKKRKILPQNVDLPPILPKKKKKPYPIPLKKIQQVARADKKLAQMGIEKHLEPPKNGLLVPELIPVAYEVLDAWKVLIGGLAQILHVVPVHACSECSEIHVAQKGHDIQDCRGPTSGSRKSFHSWVKGSINDVLLPIESYHMYDPFGRRIKHETRXXXXLCIQAGVELPEYPSRRRTEPIRMIGKKVIDIGGFVEEPEICCPSGSGSQIMELDTHQALGRFPPPKESDVPMIAQQTVNAYEKVKWGVTKLMKKYSVKACGYCSEVHVGPWGHNAKLCGEFKHQWRDGKHGWQDATVDEVFPPNYVWHVKDPKGPPLTSALKSFYGKAPAVVEVCIQAGARVPNKYKPMMRDDIVVPEDEEARLVA, via the exons ATGCTCCAACAATTACCAGTTGTTTCTTTTGCTACATGGACTTCATCAAATACGG GCACTTCACTTGGGTTAGTGGAATTTAAGACGTCTCAGCTTGCTGTTTCTAAGTCAAGTTTTCACAGGCTAAAG TTAGGCTTTGAATGTAGCAATCCAATTGCCAGAATAAGACCGGTAAAATTCTCTTGCACATATGAAAGGCCTAACCATGGTCATAGCATGAAGAAACGCAAAATATTACCACAGAATGTGGATCTTCCGCCAATACTgccgaagaagaagaagaagcctTATCCCATACCATTAAAGAAGATTCAACAGGTGGCAAGGGCTGATAAGAAGCTGGCACAAATGGGGATTGAGAAGCATCTTGAGCCTCCCAAGAATGGACTGCTTGTTCCTGAGCTAATTCCAGTAGCTTATGAAGTACTTGATGCTTGGAAAGTTTTGATTGGAGGACTTGCACAAATCTTGCATGTTGTTCCCGTCCATGCTTGTAG TGAATGCTCGGAAATTCATGTTGCCCAAAAGGGTCATGACATTCAAGATTGCCGTGGCCCAACCAGTGGCAGCCGCAAAAGTTTTCATTCATGGGTGAAGGGTTCTATCAATGATGTGCTTCTTCCTATTGAGTCATACCATATGTATGATCCATTTGGCCGGCGAATTAAGCATGAAACCAGANNNNNNNNNNAACTTTGCATCCAAGCTGGCGTTGAGTTGCCAGAATATCCTTCACGACGGAGGACGGAGCCTATCCGAATGATTGGTAAAAAAGTGATAGATATAGGTGGATTTGTTGAGGAGCCTGAAATTTGCTGCCCTAGTGGTTCAGGTTCACAGATTATGGAACTTGACACTCATCAGGCCCTTGGTCGATTTCCTCCACCCAAGGAGTCGGATGTTCCTATGATTGCACAACAGACAGTTAACGCATATGAAAAAGTGAAATGGGGTGTGAcgaaattgatgaaaaagtACAGTGTTAAGGCATGTGGATATTGCTCGGAGGTGCATGTTGGCCCTTGGGGCCACAATGCCAAGCTTTGTGGAGAATTTAAGCATCAATGGAGAGATGGAAAGCATGGATGGCAAGACGCAACAGTCGATGAAGTGTTTCCACCAAATTATGTGTGGCATGTCAAGGATCCAAAAGGGCCGCCATTAACAAGTGCGTTAAAGAGTTTCTACGGTAAGGCTCCAGCTGTGGTTGAAGTATGTATACAGGCGGGCGCTCGAGTTCCTAACAAGTACAAGCCGATGATGAGAGATGACATTGTGGTGCCAGAAGACGAGGAAGCTCGCTTGGTCGCCTAG
- the LOC105166242 gene encoding APO protein 1, chloroplastic isoform X2, with protein sequence MKKRKILPQNVDLPPILPKKKKKPYPIPLKKIQQVARADKKLAQMGIEKHLEPPKNGLLVPELIPVAYEVLDAWKVLIGGLAQILHVVPVHACSECSEIHVAQKGHDIQDCRGPTSGSRKSFHSWVKGSINDVLLPIESYHMYDPFGRRIKHETRXXXXLCIQAGVELPEYPSRRRTEPIRMIGKKVIDIGGFVEEPEICCPSGSGSQIMELDTHQALGRFPPPKESDVPMIAQQTVNAYEKVKWGVTKLMKKYSVKACGYCSEVHVGPWGHNAKLCGEFKHQWRDGKHGWQDATVDEVFPPNYVWHVKDPKGPPLTSALKSFYGKAPAVVEVCIQAGARVPNKYKPMMRDDIVVPEDEEARLVA encoded by the exons ATGAAGAAACGCAAAATATTACCACAGAATGTGGATCTTCCGCCAATACTgccgaagaagaagaagaagcctTATCCCATACCATTAAAGAAGATTCAACAGGTGGCAAGGGCTGATAAGAAGCTGGCACAAATGGGGATTGAGAAGCATCTTGAGCCTCCCAAGAATGGACTGCTTGTTCCTGAGCTAATTCCAGTAGCTTATGAAGTACTTGATGCTTGGAAAGTTTTGATTGGAGGACTTGCACAAATCTTGCATGTTGTTCCCGTCCATGCTTGTAG TGAATGCTCGGAAATTCATGTTGCCCAAAAGGGTCATGACATTCAAGATTGCCGTGGCCCAACCAGTGGCAGCCGCAAAAGTTTTCATTCATGGGTGAAGGGTTCTATCAATGATGTGCTTCTTCCTATTGAGTCATACCATATGTATGATCCATTTGGCCGGCGAATTAAGCATGAAACCAGANNNNNNNNNNAACTTTGCATCCAAGCTGGCGTTGAGTTGCCAGAATATCCTTCACGACGGAGGACGGAGCCTATCCGAATGATTGGTAAAAAAGTGATAGATATAGGTGGATTTGTTGAGGAGCCTGAAATTTGCTGCCCTAGTGGTTCAGGTTCACAGATTATGGAACTTGACACTCATCAGGCCCTTGGTCGATTTCCTCCACCCAAGGAGTCGGATGTTCCTATGATTGCACAACAGACAGTTAACGCATATGAAAAAGTGAAATGGGGTGTGAcgaaattgatgaaaaagtACAGTGTTAAGGCATGTGGATATTGCTCGGAGGTGCATGTTGGCCCTTGGGGCCACAATGCCAAGCTTTGTGGAGAATTTAAGCATCAATGGAGAGATGGAAAGCATGGATGGCAAGACGCAACAGTCGATGAAGTGTTTCCACCAAATTATGTGTGGCATGTCAAGGATCCAAAAGGGCCGCCATTAACAAGTGCGTTAAAGAGTTTCTACGGTAAGGCTCCAGCTGTGGTTGAAGTATGTATACAGGCGGGCGCTCGAGTTCCTAACAAGTACAAGCCGATGATGAGAGATGACATTGTGGTGCCAGAAGACGAGGAAGCTCGCTTGGTCGCCTAG
- the LOC105166243 gene encoding protein DCL, chloroplastic: MASIASPSWATTRSFQRKPISRNLILFPFSISFPLYKTRFCAIKAGLDGRGVVRSSRETTVYGENLLRKPVVSSPAALDGEESVKEYLGGEGSEPKGGDGGTWVDWEDQILGDTVPLVGFVRMILHSGEYESGDRLSPEHERTILERLLPYHPDCEKKIGSGVDYITIGYHPNFNNSRCLFIVREDGELVDFSYWKCMEGLIRKTYPLYADSFIHKHFRRQRRSD, encoded by the exons ATGGCTTCAATTGCTTCTCCAAGTTGGGCAACCACTCGTTCGTTCCAGAGAAAACCCATCTCAAGAAACCTAATCTTGTTCCCCTTTTCAATATCTTTTCCATTATACAAAACCCGATTCTGCGCAATAAAGGCCGGGTTGGATGGCCGGGGGGTGGTTCGGAGCAGCCGGGAGACGACTGTGTATGGCGAGAATTTGTTAAGGAAGCCGGTGGTGTCGTCGCCTGCCGCTCTCGACGGCGAAGAGTCGGTGAAGGAGTATTTGGGTGGCGAGGGGAGCGAGCCGAAGGGTGGAGATGGTGGGACGTGGGTGGATTGGGAGGACCAGATTCTAGGAGACACTGTGCCCCTTGTTGGCTTTGTTCGAATGATTCTTCACTCTGGAGA GTATGAAAGTGGTGATAGGTTGAGTCCTGAACATGAGAGAACAATTCTGGAAAGATTGCTGCCATATCATCCCGATTGTGAAAAGAAGATTGGTAGTGGAGTTGATTACATCACA ATTGGGTACCatcctaattttaataactCAAGATGTCTATTCATAGTTCGCGAGGATGGAGAGTTGGTAGATTTCTCATACTGGAAATGCATGGAGGGTTTAATAAGAAAAACCTATCCTCTATATGCGGACAGCTTTATTCACAAGCATTTTAGGAGACAAAGACGTAGTGACTGA
- the LOC105166318 gene encoding glutamate receptor 2.7-like, translating into MNIQLHLFLFFLCFVLVESETTASIRKECRQKQQHHHRPTMSIGVVIDESCRVGKEQKIAMELAVADFRPCLNLVLHPRPSHGSSAPAASAAIDLISHNQVDTILGTVTQQEATILSELKTSMARSTPIISLSPVAFPPQEMVQKPPSVIQITSPITYQMQCIAAIVGRFRWRNVVLIHEQESSFSEDSSLFTLLLGSLRAVDSSIEHHLSFPRISSLLDPKAVVEEELKKLRSRSGRIFVVAPSSMDFAVILFEKAKGLGMMTKGYVWIVSDEIANLLDSVDLSVILNMQGVLGLKTDYADTTDYYKEFKSKFRRKYREKHPTEEENSSPSVYSLRAYDAVSALVKAFQNSEGIKINSTELMHHVSSSNFQGLSGEIRLKNGLLSHKPIFRIVNVIGKSYREVTMWSPEFGFLGELISSIYWPGGERTIPKGWTMGSNEKPLKVGVPAKGAFNQFVKVAYDQGHNQTQISGFSIEVFEAAIKQLPYNLDYVFVPYYGSYDEMVAEVHNKSLDAAVGDTEIMADRYVYAEFSQPYIESGLVMLVTAKPRLKESRFIALSAFTKKMWIQLAGLSMSTGAIIWLSEYATGNEQFANNSFLQLIGSVLWLSITIISFSQRENIRNGTSKLVLAAWISIVFVVGASFTAVLSSMMTVPRLQPSILDIDHLRNTNAVVGCNGNSFIVRYLIDVLHFKQENVQRIYSINDYPRAFETGEIKAAFFVAPHAKVFLATYCKGYTISGPSIKLGGFGFVFPKGSPLAVDISEAILKLTQSGHVNTLEKNMLYPSNCTSSTNSDEADDMKLGPEPFSGLFQVLGGIIGVAFFISVIRLVRTKRISIHDLLQRALIVKRICMRASSVLAECYIRFRWHSEGSQS; encoded by the exons ATGAATATCCAGCTCcacttgttcttgttcttcctTTGCTTCGTGCTGGTGGAATCAGAAACGACAGCGTCGATAAGGAAAGAATGTCGGCAGAAGCAGCAGCATCATCATCGGCCCACGATGAGCATCGGGGTTGTGATTGATGAGAGTTGTCGAGTGGGCAAAGAGCAGAAGATAGCCATGGAATTGGCTGTTGCTGATTTTCGTCCTTGTCTGAACCTGGTTTTGCACCCAAGACCTTCGCATGGGAGCTCAGCTCCTGCTGCTTCTGCGG CAATTGATCTTATCAGCCACAATCAAGTCGATACCATTCTTGGAACAGTAACACAGCAAGAAGCCACCATACTCTCAGAACTCAAGACATCCATGGCCAGAAGCACTCCCATCATTTCCCTTTCTCCGGTAGCCTTTCCTCCTCAAGAAATGGTACAAAAACCGCCATCTGTTATCCAAATAACTAGCCCAATCACCTACCAAATGCAATGCATAGCTGCAATCGTCGGCCGTTTCAGGTGGAGAAATGTGGTGTTGATACATGAGCAAGAAAGCAGCTTCTCTGAAGATTCAAGTCTCTTCACTCTCCTCTTGGGCTCACTACGGGCCGTTGATTCGTCCATTGAGCATCACTTGTCTTTCCCTCGTATCTCTTCTCTGCTAGATCCCAAAGCAGTTGTTGAAGAAGAGCTGAAGAAGCTCAGAAGTAGGAGTGGTAGAATTTTCGTGGTTGCTCCGTCGTCTATGGACTTTGCAGTGATCTTGTTTGAGAAGGCTAAGGGGTTAGGAATGATGACAAAAGGCTACGTGTGGATTGTATCAGATGAGATTGCTAATCTTCTTGATTCTGTTGATTTGTCGGTCATACTTAATATGCAAGGAGTTCTTGGTTTGAAGACGGACTATGCAGACACCACCGATTACTACAAAGAgttcaaatccaaattcagAAGAAAATACAGGGAAAAGCATCCAACAGAAGAAGAGAATTCGTCCCCGAGTGTGTATTCTTTACGTGCTTATGATGCAGTTTCAGCCCTTGTCAAGGCTTTCCAGAACTCAGAAGGCATAAAGATTAATTCCACAGAACTAATGCATCATGTTTCATCGAGCAACTTTCAAGGCCTCAGTGGtgaaataagattaaaaaatggTTTACTTTCACATAAGCCCATTTTTCGGATTGTTAACGTGATTGGTAAGAGCTACAGAGAAGTAACCATGTGGTCACCGGAGTTTGGTTTCTTGGGGGAACTTATAAGTTCTATCTACTGGCCAGGCGGTGAGCGAACCATCCCAAAGGGATGGACTATGGGAAGCAATGAGAAGCCTCTGAAGGTAGGGGTTCCTGCCAAAGGTGCATTTAATCAGTTTGTGAAAGTTGCATATGATCAAGGCCATAACCAGACTCAAATCAGTGGATTTTCAATCGAGGTTTTCGAAGCTGCCATTAAACAACTGCCTTACAATCTCGATTACGTGTTTGTCCCGTATTATGGTTCGTATGACGAAATGGTGGCTGAAGTTCACAACAAG AGTCTGGATGCAGCAGTAGGTGATACAGAAATAATGGCGGATCGATACGTGTACGCTGAGTTTTCACAACCCTACATCGAATCAGGGCTGGTGATGTTAGTGACAGCAAAACCACGGCTAAAAGAATCGAGGTTCATAGCGTTAAGTGCCTTCACCAAGAAGATGTGGATCCAACTTGCAGGGTTGAGCATGTCAACAGGAGCTATCATCTGGCTAAGTGAATATGCAACAGGCAATGAGCAGTTCGCCAACAACTCATTCCTTCAACTCATTGGCTCCGTCCTATGGCTTTCAATCACAATTATCTCCTTCTCACAGA GAGAAAATATCAGGAATGGTACATCTAAGCTTGTGTTGGCAGCGTGGATATCTATAGTTTTTGTTGTGGGAGCAAGTTTTACCGCAGTCTTGAGTTCAATGATGACAGTGCCAAGGCTCCAACCATCAATCCTGGACATAGATCATCTTCGGAACACAAATGCTGTCGTTGGATGCAACGGGAACTCCTTCATCGTACGGTATCTAATAGATGTTTTACATTTCAAGCAAGAAAATGTCCAAAGAATCTACTCCATCAACGACTACCCGAGAGCTTTTGAAACTGGGGAGATCAAAGCTGCTTTCTTCGTCGCCCCACACGCGAAAGTGTTTCTTGCGACGTATTGCAAAGGCTACACCATCTCAGGGCCTAGTATCAAACTAGGTGGTTTTGGCTTT GTTTTCCCGAAGGGCTCACCGTTGGCAGTTGATATTTCAGAAGCAATACTCAAATTAACACAGAGCGGACACGTAAATACGTTAGAGAAAAACATGCTTTATCCTTCAAATTGCACATCATCAACCAACAGTGATGAAGCAGATGACATGAAACTAGGCCCTGAGCCCTTCTCCGGTCTGTTCCAGGTTTTAGGTGGAATCATAGGAGTTGCATTCTTCATCTCGGTCATTCGTTTGGTGAGAACGAAGAGGATTAGCATTCATGATCTACTGCAAAGAGCACTGATAGTGAAGAGGATTTGTATGCGGGCTTCGTCCGTGCTCGCTGAATGCTACATAAGGTTTCGTTGGCATTCGGAAGGCAGCCAATCGTAG